A single window of Gossypium arboreum isolate Shixiya-1 chromosome 13, ASM2569848v2, whole genome shotgun sequence DNA harbors:
- the LOC108463839 gene encoding GPI-anchored protein LLG1: MGINKLLCWFAVFFFLLGFSACTSISDGVFDSFTSTGRHLLQAKKACPVNFEFLNYTIITSQCKGPKYPPQSCCSAFKEFACPYAEQINDLTTECASTMFSYINLYGKYPPGLFASECREGKEGLACPALSPSASASASENANGSQQLIRNPWMLVMAAIIAAAMLL, from the exons ATGGGGATAAATAAGTTGCTGTGTTGGTTTGCAGTTTTCTTCTTTTTGTTGGGTTTCTCTGCTTGCACTTCGATTTCGG ATGGTGTTTTCGACTCTTTCACTTCTACTGGAAGGCACCTCCTTCAAGCTAAGAAAG CTTGCCCTGTTAACTTTGAGTTTCTGAACTACACAATTATCACAAGCCAATGCAAAGGACCAAAGTATCCACCTCAAAGTTGTTGTTCTGCATTCAAGGAATTTGCTTGTCCTTATGCAGAACAGATCAACGATTTGACAACTGAATGCGCTTCAACTATGTTCAGCTACATTAATCTTTACGGGAAATACCCTCCTGGTCTTTTTGCTAGCGAGTGCCGTGAAGGGAAAGAAGGGCTCGCTTGCCCTGCGTTATCGCCATCAGCATCAGCATCAGCATCGGAGAATGCTAATGGTAGTCAACAGCTGATACGTAATCCTTGGATGCTGGTAATGGCCGCAATCATAGCTGCAGCTATGTTGTTATGA
- the LOC108464378 gene encoding phosphatidylinositol/phosphatidylcholine transfer protein SFH13 isoform X1 yields MSGVEEIGANDESRDRRSDFDNSEDERRRSKIGNLKKKAINASNKFTHSLKKRGKKKIDYRAPSVSIEDVRDAKEEGAVHELRQKLLHKDLLPPRHDDYHTLLRFLKAREFNIEKTIQMWEEMLKWRQEFGTDTILEDFDFEELEEVLQYYPQGYHGVDKEGRPVYIERLGKAHPSRLMKITTIDRYLKYHVQEFERALSEKFPACSIAAKRQICSTTTILDVQGLGMKNFSRTAANLLAAMTKIDNSYYPETLHRMYIVNAGPGFKKMLWPAAQKFLDAKTIGKINVLEPKSLGGLLEIIDSSQLPDFLGGSCTCSTEGGCLRSNKGPWNDPEIMKLVHNAERTFVRQITRVSNDQHNYESYVQIRPLKGMTSDTSAAESEIDDPCSPTERRSSAFPCLAPVHEDVRVSDPNAYYSCNDGFPMIEKTIKSDQGLLYSLDQLPSCSNADSQSHRRASFYSEGIPITSWIDNVKEKFGRRNIQSFAKLLIALLVRLAAFIRTVRLESWRRPNNIHPSNVIGSSTNSHSNVTVPEAVNEEDHVRPCIERLQKLEKAFEELCNKPAGIPLEKEKMLMESLDRIKCVEYDLDKTKRVLHGTVMRQIEISEFLDNIRASEYHRRRLFC; encoded by the exons ATGTCAG ggGTGGAAGAAATTGGGGCAAATGATGAAAGCAGAGATAGAAGGTCTGATTTTGATAACTCTGAGGATGAGAGAAGGAGATCCAAAATTGGGAATCTGAAAAAGAAGGCCATAAATGCGTCCAACAAGTTCACTCATTCTCTTAAGAAAAGAGGGAAAAAGAAAATCGATTACAGGGCCCCTTCTGTATCCATTGAGGATGTCAGGGATGCAAAAGAGGAGGGTGCTGTTCATGAATTGCGTCAAAAGCTTCTTCATAAGGATTTGTTACCTCCTAGACATGATGATTATCACACTTTGTTGAG ATTCTTGAAAGCTAGAGAGTTTAACATTGAAAAAACAATCCAGATGTGGGAAGAAATGCTTAAATGGAGGCAAGAGTTTGGAACAGATACCATTTTGGAG GATTTCGACTTTGAAGAGCTAGAAGAAGTATTGCAATACTATCCCCAAGGGTACCATGGAGTTGACAAGGAAGGGAGACCTGTTTATATTGAGCGGTTAGGAAAAGCCCATCCAAGTAGGCTTATGAAAATCACCACCATAGACCGATATTTGAAGTACCATGTCCAAGAGTTCGAGAGAGCTCTATCAGAGAAATTCCCTGCTTGTTCAATTGCTGCAAAGCGACAAATCTGTTCAACAACTACTATATTGGATGTACAAGGACTG GGAATGAAGAACTTTAGCAGGACTGCTGCAAATCTTTTGGCTGCCATGACTAAAATAGACAACAGTTATTACCCTGAG ACATTACACAGAATGTACATAGTCAATGCTGGTCCTGGATTCAAAAAGATGCTTTGGCCTGCTGCTCAGAAGTTCCTCGATGCAAAGACAATCGGGAAGATAAAT GTTTTGGAGCCCAAATCTCTTGGTGGGCTACTGGAGATCATTGATTCTAG TCAGTTGCCAGATTTCTTAGGAGGGTCATGCACTTGCTCTACAGAAGGAGGGTGTCTTAGATCCAACAAAGGTCCATGGAATGATCCAGAGATAATGAAG CTTGTACATAATGCAGAGAGAACATTTGTTAGGCAAATTACAAGAGTATCAAATGACCAGCATAACTATGAATCTTATGTTCAGATACGGCCACTAAAG GGAATGACTAGTGACACATCAGCAGCAGAGTCAGAGATCGATGACCCGTGTTCTCCAACTGAACGGAGGAGCTCTGCATTTCCTTGTTTGGCACCAGTTCACGAAGAC GTGAGGGTGTCAGATCCTAATGCTTATTATAGTTGCAATGATGGTTTCCCTATGattgaaaaaactataaaaagtgACCAAGGACTGCTATATTCACTAGATCAGTTGCCTAGTTGTAGTAATGCAGATAGCCAATCTCATCGAAGAGCATCTTTTTATTCCGAAG GAATTCCAATCACCAGTTGGATAGACAACGTCAAAGAAAAGTTTGGGAGAAGGAATATTCAGTCTTTTGCAAAATTGCTAATAGCTTTATTGGTTAGATTGGCTGCTTTTATTCGTACTGTTCGATTGGAATCATGGAGAAGACCAAACAATATACATCCTTCAAATGTGATTGGATCCAGCACGAATAGCCATTCAAATGTAACAGTGCCAGAAGCTGTTAATGAAGAGGACCATGTCCGTCCCTGTATAGAGCGTCTCCAGAAACTAGAGAAAGCATTTGAGGAACTCTGCAACAAGCCTGCTGGAATTCCATTAGAAAAGGAGAAAATGTTGATGGAATCTCTGGACCGAATCAAATGTGTTGAGTATGATCTCGACAAAACTAAGCGA GTTTTACATGGTACAGTAATGCGGCAAATTGAGATTTCAGAGTTTCTGGATAATATACGGGCATCTGAATATCAT CGACGAagattgttttgttga
- the LOC108464378 gene encoding phosphatidylinositol/phosphatidylcholine transfer protein SFH13 isoform X2, which produces MSGVEEIGANDESRDRRSDFDNSEDERRRSKIGNLKKKAINASNKFTHSLKKRGKKKIDYRAPSVSIEDVRDAKEEGAVHELRQKLLHKDLLPPRHDDYHTLLRFLKAREFNIEKTIQMWEEMLKWRQEFGTDTILEDFDFEELEEVLQYYPQGYHGVDKEGRPVYIERLGKAHPSRLMKITTIDRYLKYHVQEFERALSEKFPACSIAAKRQICSTTTILDVQGLNFSRTAANLLAAMTKIDNSYYPETLHRMYIVNAGPGFKKMLWPAAQKFLDAKTIGKINVLEPKSLGGLLEIIDSSQLPDFLGGSCTCSTEGGCLRSNKGPWNDPEIMKLVHNAERTFVRQITRVSNDQHNYESYVQIRPLKGMTSDTSAAESEIDDPCSPTERRSSAFPCLAPVHEDVRVSDPNAYYSCNDGFPMIEKTIKSDQGLLYSLDQLPSCSNADSQSHRRASFYSEGIPITSWIDNVKEKFGRRNIQSFAKLLIALLVRLAAFIRTVRLESWRRPNNIHPSNVIGSSTNSHSNVTVPEAVNEEDHVRPCIERLQKLEKAFEELCNKPAGIPLEKEKMLMESLDRIKCVEYDLDKTKRVLHGTVMRQIEISEFLDNIRASEYHRRRLFC; this is translated from the exons ATGTCAG ggGTGGAAGAAATTGGGGCAAATGATGAAAGCAGAGATAGAAGGTCTGATTTTGATAACTCTGAGGATGAGAGAAGGAGATCCAAAATTGGGAATCTGAAAAAGAAGGCCATAAATGCGTCCAACAAGTTCACTCATTCTCTTAAGAAAAGAGGGAAAAAGAAAATCGATTACAGGGCCCCTTCTGTATCCATTGAGGATGTCAGGGATGCAAAAGAGGAGGGTGCTGTTCATGAATTGCGTCAAAAGCTTCTTCATAAGGATTTGTTACCTCCTAGACATGATGATTATCACACTTTGTTGAG ATTCTTGAAAGCTAGAGAGTTTAACATTGAAAAAACAATCCAGATGTGGGAAGAAATGCTTAAATGGAGGCAAGAGTTTGGAACAGATACCATTTTGGAG GATTTCGACTTTGAAGAGCTAGAAGAAGTATTGCAATACTATCCCCAAGGGTACCATGGAGTTGACAAGGAAGGGAGACCTGTTTATATTGAGCGGTTAGGAAAAGCCCATCCAAGTAGGCTTATGAAAATCACCACCATAGACCGATATTTGAAGTACCATGTCCAAGAGTTCGAGAGAGCTCTATCAGAGAAATTCCCTGCTTGTTCAATTGCTGCAAAGCGACAAATCTGTTCAACAACTACTATATTGGATGTACAAGGACTG AACTTTAGCAGGACTGCTGCAAATCTTTTGGCTGCCATGACTAAAATAGACAACAGTTATTACCCTGAG ACATTACACAGAATGTACATAGTCAATGCTGGTCCTGGATTCAAAAAGATGCTTTGGCCTGCTGCTCAGAAGTTCCTCGATGCAAAGACAATCGGGAAGATAAAT GTTTTGGAGCCCAAATCTCTTGGTGGGCTACTGGAGATCATTGATTCTAG TCAGTTGCCAGATTTCTTAGGAGGGTCATGCACTTGCTCTACAGAAGGAGGGTGTCTTAGATCCAACAAAGGTCCATGGAATGATCCAGAGATAATGAAG CTTGTACATAATGCAGAGAGAACATTTGTTAGGCAAATTACAAGAGTATCAAATGACCAGCATAACTATGAATCTTATGTTCAGATACGGCCACTAAAG GGAATGACTAGTGACACATCAGCAGCAGAGTCAGAGATCGATGACCCGTGTTCTCCAACTGAACGGAGGAGCTCTGCATTTCCTTGTTTGGCACCAGTTCACGAAGAC GTGAGGGTGTCAGATCCTAATGCTTATTATAGTTGCAATGATGGTTTCCCTATGattgaaaaaactataaaaagtgACCAAGGACTGCTATATTCACTAGATCAGTTGCCTAGTTGTAGTAATGCAGATAGCCAATCTCATCGAAGAGCATCTTTTTATTCCGAAG GAATTCCAATCACCAGTTGGATAGACAACGTCAAAGAAAAGTTTGGGAGAAGGAATATTCAGTCTTTTGCAAAATTGCTAATAGCTTTATTGGTTAGATTGGCTGCTTTTATTCGTACTGTTCGATTGGAATCATGGAGAAGACCAAACAATATACATCCTTCAAATGTGATTGGATCCAGCACGAATAGCCATTCAAATGTAACAGTGCCAGAAGCTGTTAATGAAGAGGACCATGTCCGTCCCTGTATAGAGCGTCTCCAGAAACTAGAGAAAGCATTTGAGGAACTCTGCAACAAGCCTGCTGGAATTCCATTAGAAAAGGAGAAAATGTTGATGGAATCTCTGGACCGAATCAAATGTGTTGAGTATGATCTCGACAAAACTAAGCGA GTTTTACATGGTACAGTAATGCGGCAAATTGAGATTTCAGAGTTTCTGGATAATATACGGGCATCTGAATATCAT CGACGAagattgttttgttga
- the LOC108464378 gene encoding phosphatidylinositol/phosphatidylcholine transfer protein SFH13 isoform X3 yields MWEEMLKWRQEFGTDTILEDFDFEELEEVLQYYPQGYHGVDKEGRPVYIERLGKAHPSRLMKITTIDRYLKYHVQEFERALSEKFPACSIAAKRQICSTTTILDVQGLGMKNFSRTAANLLAAMTKIDNSYYPETLHRMYIVNAGPGFKKMLWPAAQKFLDAKTIGKINVLEPKSLGGLLEIIDSSQLPDFLGGSCTCSTEGGCLRSNKGPWNDPEIMKLVHNAERTFVRQITRVSNDQHNYESYVQIRPLKGMTSDTSAAESEIDDPCSPTERRSSAFPCLAPVHEDVRVSDPNAYYSCNDGFPMIEKTIKSDQGLLYSLDQLPSCSNADSQSHRRASFYSEGIPITSWIDNVKEKFGRRNIQSFAKLLIALLVRLAAFIRTVRLESWRRPNNIHPSNVIGSSTNSHSNVTVPEAVNEEDHVRPCIERLQKLEKAFEELCNKPAGIPLEKEKMLMESLDRIKCVEYDLDKTKRVLHGTVMRQIEISEFLDNIRASEYHRRRLFC; encoded by the exons ATGTGGGAAGAAATGCTTAAATGGAGGCAAGAGTTTGGAACAGATACCATTTTGGAG GATTTCGACTTTGAAGAGCTAGAAGAAGTATTGCAATACTATCCCCAAGGGTACCATGGAGTTGACAAGGAAGGGAGACCTGTTTATATTGAGCGGTTAGGAAAAGCCCATCCAAGTAGGCTTATGAAAATCACCACCATAGACCGATATTTGAAGTACCATGTCCAAGAGTTCGAGAGAGCTCTATCAGAGAAATTCCCTGCTTGTTCAATTGCTGCAAAGCGACAAATCTGTTCAACAACTACTATATTGGATGTACAAGGACTG GGAATGAAGAACTTTAGCAGGACTGCTGCAAATCTTTTGGCTGCCATGACTAAAATAGACAACAGTTATTACCCTGAG ACATTACACAGAATGTACATAGTCAATGCTGGTCCTGGATTCAAAAAGATGCTTTGGCCTGCTGCTCAGAAGTTCCTCGATGCAAAGACAATCGGGAAGATAAAT GTTTTGGAGCCCAAATCTCTTGGTGGGCTACTGGAGATCATTGATTCTAG TCAGTTGCCAGATTTCTTAGGAGGGTCATGCACTTGCTCTACAGAAGGAGGGTGTCTTAGATCCAACAAAGGTCCATGGAATGATCCAGAGATAATGAAG CTTGTACATAATGCAGAGAGAACATTTGTTAGGCAAATTACAAGAGTATCAAATGACCAGCATAACTATGAATCTTATGTTCAGATACGGCCACTAAAG GGAATGACTAGTGACACATCAGCAGCAGAGTCAGAGATCGATGACCCGTGTTCTCCAACTGAACGGAGGAGCTCTGCATTTCCTTGTTTGGCACCAGTTCACGAAGAC GTGAGGGTGTCAGATCCTAATGCTTATTATAGTTGCAATGATGGTTTCCCTATGattgaaaaaactataaaaagtgACCAAGGACTGCTATATTCACTAGATCAGTTGCCTAGTTGTAGTAATGCAGATAGCCAATCTCATCGAAGAGCATCTTTTTATTCCGAAG GAATTCCAATCACCAGTTGGATAGACAACGTCAAAGAAAAGTTTGGGAGAAGGAATATTCAGTCTTTTGCAAAATTGCTAATAGCTTTATTGGTTAGATTGGCTGCTTTTATTCGTACTGTTCGATTGGAATCATGGAGAAGACCAAACAATATACATCCTTCAAATGTGATTGGATCCAGCACGAATAGCCATTCAAATGTAACAGTGCCAGAAGCTGTTAATGAAGAGGACCATGTCCGTCCCTGTATAGAGCGTCTCCAGAAACTAGAGAAAGCATTTGAGGAACTCTGCAACAAGCCTGCTGGAATTCCATTAGAAAAGGAGAAAATGTTGATGGAATCTCTGGACCGAATCAAATGTGTTGAGTATGATCTCGACAAAACTAAGCGA GTTTTACATGGTACAGTAATGCGGCAAATTGAGATTTCAGAGTTTCTGGATAATATACGGGCATCTGAATATCAT CGACGAagattgttttgttga
- the LOC108462999 gene encoding probable amino acid permease 7: MEEAHSSNQTPLLNKKHHNHLHRTGNVWTAVAHIITGVIGAGVLSLAWSMAQLGWIAGPLAMVLFASVTLISTYLLCNCYKTPDPEVGPVRNQSYIDAVNMNLGKTNARVCGLFVQVGLYGMGIAYTITSAISLRAIQKSNCYHNEGHNAECYFGDAQYMLAFGVVQLILSQINNFQNIQWLSVVAAIMSFAYSIIGLGLGIAKVVGNGYIKGSIRGISTSTTGEKVWLVSQALGDISFAYPYSLILIEIQDTLKSPPSEKDTMKTASIISISATTFFYLCCGALGYAAFGDKTPGNLLTGFGFYEPYWLIDFANMCIVLHLVGGYQVYSQPLFANVEKWVSVKFPDSGIIHKDFKLKLPLLPAFKLNVLRLCFRTIFVASTTTIAMLFPYFNQVLGVLGGIYFWPLSIYFPVQMYFKQRNVEAWSLKWVMLQSFSIVCLPLTLFALVGSIEGLITARLK; the protein is encoded by the exons GGAATGTATGGACGGCGGTGGCGCATATAATAACGGGGGTCATAGGCGCCGGGGTGCTATCTCTGGCGTGGAGCATGGCTCAGTTGGGGTGGATTGCCGGACCTTTGGCTATGGTGCTCTTCGCGTCCGTAACTTTGATTTCCACGTATCTTCTCTGCAACTGTTATAAAACGCCTGATCCTGAAGTTGGACCCGTCAGAAATCAATCCTACATCGATGCTGTTAACATGAATTTAG GGAAAACCAATGCAAGGGTTTGCGGCCTTTTTGTTCAAGTAGGCTTGTATGGTATGGGAATAGCATATACAATCACATCTGCTATTAGCCTGAG AGCAATTCAAAAATCCAACTGTTACCACAATGAAGGGCATAATGCTGAATGTTATTTTGGAGATGCTCAGTATATGCTAGCTTTTGGAGTTGTTCAATTAATACTGTCTCAGATAAATAATTTTCAGAACATACAATGGCTATCGGTGGTTGCTGCAATCATGTCCTTTGCTTATTCTATCATTGGTCTTGGACTTGGCATTGCTAAAGTCGTAG GAAATGGTTATATTAAGGGTTCCATTCGAGGAATCTCAACTTCTACTACCGGTGAGAAAGTTTGGCTGGTTTCTCAAGCACTTGGAGACATATCATTCGCCTATCCCTACTCCCTAATTCTTATTGAGATACAG gaTACTTTAAAGTCACCTCCTTCTGAGAAGGACACAATGAAGACAGCTTCAATAATATCAATTTCTGCCACCACCTTTTTCTATCTCTGTTGTGGAGCACTTGGATATGCAGCCTTTGGAGATAAGACACCAGGGAATCTCTTGACTGGTTTTGGATTTTACGAACCATATTGGCTCATCGACTTTGCTAATATGTGCATTGTTCTTCATCTAGTTGGAGGATATCAG GTTTACAGCCAGCCACTATTTGCAAACGTTGAGAAATGGGTCTCAGTGAAATTTCCGGACAGTGGAATCATACACAAGGATTTCAAGTTGAAACTCCCACTTTTGCCAGCTTTTAAATTAAACGTTCTTAGGTTATGCTTCCGCACCATTTTCGTAGCTTCGACAACAACAATTGCCATGTTATTCCCATATTTCAACCAAGTTTTGGGAGTATTAGGAGGCATCTACTTCTGGCCCCTATCAATATACTTTCCAGTGCAGATGTACTTCAAGCAGAGAAACGTTGAAGCCTGGTCACTAAAGTGGGTCATGCTCCAAAGTTTCAGCATTGTGTGCCTTCCACTGACATTGTTCGCCCTGGTCGGGTCGATTGAAGGGCTCATAACCGCAAGATTAAAATAA